In Euphorbia lathyris chromosome 10, ddEupLath1.1, whole genome shotgun sequence, a single genomic region encodes these proteins:
- the LOC136208743 gene encoding protein DETOXIFICATION 33-like isoform X1 yields MNKNMDLPMEETASSSSVQEKAFGVEMRQPNQKKMINKTWVESKMMWEIAAPAMLTAVSQFSIGFVTSAYVGHLGEVELAAVSIVQNVIEGFVYGVMLGMGSALETLCGQAVGAGQLNMLGIYMQRSWIITGITSLFLLPVYVFASPILKLLHQDKQISELAGKYAKWIVPQLFAYSINFPIQKFLQAQSKVWVMTIISVVALAIHVVLNWMLVSKLDHGLLGAAIAGNISWCLMVLAQIIYVVSGSFPEAWTGFSHSAFKSLAGFAKLSLASAVMLCLEVWYYTAVILMVGWLKNPEIAVDAISICMNLQLWTLMIALGFNAAISVRVSNELGAGNSKAAKFSVMVTVITSTILGVIFTGVIVATKNEFPKVFTGKEVVIKEASKLAYFLAATIFLSSILPVLHGVAVGAGWQMLVALINIGCYYIIGLPIGAVLGYKFDLGVKGIWTGMLAGSGLQIFILFFVIHRTNWSKEATQAEERIRTWGGSPHPQQTSLEHNMNE; encoded by the exons ATGAATAAGAATATGGATCTTccaatggaggaaacagcttcttcttcttcagttcaGGAAAAAGCTTTTGGGGTAGAAATGAGGCAGCCGAATCAAAAAAAGATGATTAACAAAACATGGGTTGAATCAAAGATGATGTGGGAAATAGCAGCTCCTGCAATGCTTACTGCAGTCTCTCAGTTCTCAATTGGATTTGTGACTTCTGCATATGTTGGTCATCTCGGTGAAGTTGAGCTTGCTGCTGTTTCCATTGTTCAGAATGTCATTGAAGGCTTTGTCTATGGAGTTATG CTAGGAATGGGAAGTGCACTGGAGACACTGTGTGGGCAAGCAGTTGGAGCTGGACAACTTAACATGCTTGGAATCTATATGCAAAGATCATGGATAATCACTGGAATTACTTCCTTATTCTTATTGCCTGTTTATGTATTTGCTTCACCTATTTTAAAACTTCTCCATCAAGATAAACAAATATCAGAGCTTGCTGGAAAGTATGCCAAATGGATAGTTCCTCAATTGTTTGCTTATTCCATAAATTTCCCAATTCAGAAATTTCTTCAAGCACAAAGTAAAGTATGGGTTATGACAATCATTTCAGTAGTAGCACTTGCAATTCATGTGGTATTGAATTGGATGCTTGTCTCAAAGCTGGATCATGGTCTGCTTGGTGCTGCCATTGCAGGGAACATTTCATGGTGCCTTATGGTTTTGGCTCAAATCATTTATGTAGTCTCTGGTTCTTTTCCTGAGGCCTGGACTGGTTTTTCACATTCAGCTTTTAAGTCTTTAGCTGGTTTTGCAAAGCTCTCACTTGCATCAGCTGTTATGTTATG CTTGGAGGTGTGGTACTATACAGCTGTTATTCTTATGGTAGGATGGTTAAAGAATCCAGAAATTGCAGTAGATGCTATTTCAATATG CATGAATCTTCAACTATGGACTCTGATGATTGCTCTCGGGTTCAATGCAGCAATAAG CGTGCGAGTATCCAATGAGCTCGGAGCAGGAAATTCTAAAGCAGCAAAATTCTCAGTAATGGTGACTGTTATAACTTCTACAATACTTGGAGTTATATTCACAGGAGTAATTGTGGCAACCAAGAATGAGTTTCCAAAAGTATTCACTGGAAAAGAAGTGGTGATAAAGGAGGCTTCAAAGCTTGCTTACTTTCTGGCAGCAACAATTTTCCTCAGCAGCATCCTACCTGTGCTCCATG GGGTGGCAGTAGGCGCGGGTTGGCAGATGTTAGTTGCATTGATAAATATAGGGTGTTATTACATCATAGGACTTCCTATTGGAGCTGTTCTGGGTTACAAATTTGACCTTGGTGTAAAGGGTATATGGACAGGAATGTTGGCTGGCTCTGGGCTTCAAATTTTCATTCTGTTTTTCGTCATTCACCGGACCAACTGGAGCAAAGAA GCTACACAAGCCGAAGAGAGGATAAGAACTTGGGGTGGTTCTCCTCATCCTCAACAAACTTCATTAGAACACAACATGAATGAGTGA
- the LOC136208743 gene encoding protein DETOXIFICATION 33-like isoform X2, translated as MGSALETLCGQAVGAGQLNMLGIYMQRSWIITGITSLFLLPVYVFASPILKLLHQDKQISELAGKYAKWIVPQLFAYSINFPIQKFLQAQSKVWVMTIISVVALAIHVVLNWMLVSKLDHGLLGAAIAGNISWCLMVLAQIIYVVSGSFPEAWTGFSHSAFKSLAGFAKLSLASAVMLCLEVWYYTAVILMVGWLKNPEIAVDAISICMNLQLWTLMIALGFNAAISVRVSNELGAGNSKAAKFSVMVTVITSTILGVIFTGVIVATKNEFPKVFTGKEVVIKEASKLAYFLAATIFLSSILPVLHGVAVGAGWQMLVALINIGCYYIIGLPIGAVLGYKFDLGVKGIWTGMLAGSGLQIFILFFVIHRTNWSKEATQAEERIRTWGGSPHPQQTSLEHNMNE; from the exons ATGGGAAGTGCACTGGAGACACTGTGTGGGCAAGCAGTTGGAGCTGGACAACTTAACATGCTTGGAATCTATATGCAAAGATCATGGATAATCACTGGAATTACTTCCTTATTCTTATTGCCTGTTTATGTATTTGCTTCACCTATTTTAAAACTTCTCCATCAAGATAAACAAATATCAGAGCTTGCTGGAAAGTATGCCAAATGGATAGTTCCTCAATTGTTTGCTTATTCCATAAATTTCCCAATTCAGAAATTTCTTCAAGCACAAAGTAAAGTATGGGTTATGACAATCATTTCAGTAGTAGCACTTGCAATTCATGTGGTATTGAATTGGATGCTTGTCTCAAAGCTGGATCATGGTCTGCTTGGTGCTGCCATTGCAGGGAACATTTCATGGTGCCTTATGGTTTTGGCTCAAATCATTTATGTAGTCTCTGGTTCTTTTCCTGAGGCCTGGACTGGTTTTTCACATTCAGCTTTTAAGTCTTTAGCTGGTTTTGCAAAGCTCTCACTTGCATCAGCTGTTATGTTATG CTTGGAGGTGTGGTACTATACAGCTGTTATTCTTATGGTAGGATGGTTAAAGAATCCAGAAATTGCAGTAGATGCTATTTCAATATG CATGAATCTTCAACTATGGACTCTGATGATTGCTCTCGGGTTCAATGCAGCAATAAG CGTGCGAGTATCCAATGAGCTCGGAGCAGGAAATTCTAAAGCAGCAAAATTCTCAGTAATGGTGACTGTTATAACTTCTACAATACTTGGAGTTATATTCACAGGAGTAATTGTGGCAACCAAGAATGAGTTTCCAAAAGTATTCACTGGAAAAGAAGTGGTGATAAAGGAGGCTTCAAAGCTTGCTTACTTTCTGGCAGCAACAATTTTCCTCAGCAGCATCCTACCTGTGCTCCATG GGGTGGCAGTAGGCGCGGGTTGGCAGATGTTAGTTGCATTGATAAATATAGGGTGTTATTACATCATAGGACTTCCTATTGGAGCTGTTCTGGGTTACAAATTTGACCTTGGTGTAAAGGGTATATGGACAGGAATGTTGGCTGGCTCTGGGCTTCAAATTTTCATTCTGTTTTTCGTCATTCACCGGACCAACTGGAGCAAAGAA GCTACACAAGCCGAAGAGAGGATAAGAACTTGGGGTGGTTCTCCTCATCCTCAACAAACTTCATTAGAACACAACATGAATGAGTGA